In Enterobacter pseudoroggenkampii, the DNA window CCGTCTCCTTCAGCAGCCCACCGCTTTCGCTATCGGTCTCGCCATCGAGCGCATAGCCGTCGATATTCTTTGAGATGTATTTGGCAATATAGCCGGTAGCACTGCCTTTCTGCGGATCGATCGCGTCCGCGTGAAAGCGCGCCTGTCTGGCGCTTTCGCTCTGCAGCTCAACGGCATCCTCCTGCCGCGCGTAGTCTCCGATAATCCGACGAACGCATTCGACATCTTCCGGCAGCATAAACATCAGCATGTGCCAGTGGGGCGTACCGTCATGATGGGGTTCCGCAACGCGGATACCGAAAATACGGATCCCATCACGGTGGAGCTTTGCGCGGATGCGCGCCCACAGCCGGGTGAGGTAGCCTTGCGTCTCCGCCGGACTGGCCCCGTTCCACTTCGCGTTGGGGTAACCTGATTTCAGCGTCGCGTGATACTGCGCGGGCGCGGTTAAGGTATAGAACTCGCCCACATAGCCCAGCGCCTCACAGATATTTTCAAACCCGCGAATGCGGGTCATCAGTTCACAGCGTCGTATCGCCGGGTTGGCCACCGAGCTATCGAATTTTTCAATCAGGCTAATGCGGTTGCCCTCTTCATCTTCCAGCTCCATGCCCTTGAGAAATTCGCGGGTGCGGCGCTTCTGCTCGCGCCACTCGGTCACGCAGCGTTTGCTCGCATACGCCGTTCTCCGTTTGCTGACGTTGCCGAGGGCAATCTGCAAATGCTCGCGCCAGGCCGCCGCGACCCGACGCAGACGCCCGCGCCACCACGCCTCGGAAAACATGCGGATCACCGCCGCGGCAACGTCATCTTTGTCGAAACACATCTTCGACACGCGCTCCCAGTGCGGAGGCGACACGTTGAACTGGCGGGCGATCAGTCCGGCGCGCTGATACCAGACGTACAGCGTCTGGTATTCGCCCATCTCAGCATCGTTAATATTCGCCAGCTCGCCGCGAATAAAGCTGGCGATATCGGCGGCCAGCAGGTCGATGTCCGCGCGGGACATATCCGGCAGACGGTTATAGCGGGCAACCAGTTCGACCATTCGCGAGGCAAGGTACTGCAGAAGCAGGGTATCGAAATGGCCGTCAAACACGGTTCGGGAGACTGCTTCATGCAAACCTGCGCAGGCATAGCGTTCAGAGACCCGCCGCAGGCGAGGTAACATTCTTTTGCAGAAGCGGATCAAAAAGGCGTTAGCCTGCGGGCTGCCACGATGCTGTTCGAGGGCGTCAAACGCGCGCCAGACCTCAAAACGCACGCAGTCAGGCTGCTGTGAAAGAGCCATTCTTGCCTGCTTCAGCGCCGCGAAAAGGCGATCGCGGCGCTGCTGTTGGGCATGGGTGAGATAAGGGCTGGCAATGGCCGACCGTGGGGCATTCCACGGATAAGCAAATGACGTCGCCAACTCATCCTCCACGGACGTGTTTATTTTTCATCTCTGCGATCTCCTGACAGGTGACGCACAGGGCTACGCCGGGCACCGCTATTCGGCGCGCCTCCGGTATCGGCGCCTCGCAGTCCTCACAGAGGAAACGCGAAGGCGATGCGGGTCGTCTGCGGGCACGATTAATGTGCCGCTCTCTGTCTTCTTGCTCGCGCGCCTGGGCAAGATCGATAAAATCGGCCATCAGTGCAGCTCCTGTGATTCACGCTCGTAGCGGGCCGCTTCGTGGCACAGCAGTTCGGCAACGTCTTCTCCGCTCATGCCGGTTTTGTAGATATGGCTCGCCAGCGCCTCCAGGCGCAGGGAGACCGCGAGGGCTCGCGCGCATCGTTCCTCCGTTTTTGCCTCTGCCAGCAGGCGTTTCAGTTCTTCACTTCCGGTCGGATAAGGGCGGTTTTCACTGTTTCGCATCACGCGTTCTCCTTAAATTCAGGCAAAAGGATGCCCGGCGGGTTTACGCCATTAGTTTTTGGGTTGGGTTATATCGGCATGGTCAGCCGTTCAGGAAATAAACTCACAACAGCACGAAAATGGTTCATGGCGTTAATCAGCGCCCGTTTCTCTTCGGTCGTCAGCTCGCTGATATCGCACTCATGCCGGGCGACGGGCAATCTCGCCAGGAAAAAGAGGGCGGCCAGCGCCCTGCAGTTCTCCTCAAAACAGGGATCGCGCTTATCGCGCAGCTCGGCCATAAACCGCGCCAGCTCTTTTCCGCTATCGCTCCCGTATCGGGCGCGCAGTTCAGCGACGTGGTTAAGCCCGTTAAGACGCGCTCCCACGCTAAGTGGAACCCTTGCACGGGCAGCTTCTATCGCCATATCACCCCTCGCATAAATTCACGCACGCTAATGTGCTGAAAACGGGTGTAGCACGGTTTTTTCCACCGTTTGATGATTGCGATTTCAGAAGCCATGCTGCATGATTCCCATTTTGATACTGTCTGCAATCATTAGCCTCTGTTTGCCAACATCTGCCGCTGATTGCCCGAATTTGCAATGATATTAATACCCAATTGAGTATTAGTAAACACCCAAAGGAATATATTTTGATCTTAGATTCTCAAGTGAATAATGAAGAGTTACTCGATAGAATCTGTCAGGTATATGGTTTCACGCAGAAAATCCAGCTGGCCCGGCACTTTAATATCGCCGCCAGCTCGCTTCAGAACCGCTACGCGCGCGGTACCGTCTCTTACGACTTTGCGGTTCAGTGCGCGCTGGACACCGGCGCGAGCCTTCGCTGGCTGATGACCGGCCAAGGGGCGCAGTTTGAAGGTCATCCCGTGCCGGGCGATCCCGTTTCAGTTTCGACATTCACACTCAGTGACGGGAGACTGGAAGAAAATTCCATTTTGAGTATAGACTCTGCTTTCTTTAGCAAACCGCTGGCGCGCGGCATCGCCGTCCGGGCGGAGGGGAAGCTGCACTTTATCGAAAAAGACGCATCGTTAACCGACGGCCTGTGGCTGGTTGAGATTGAAGGCACCGCCAGCATCCGCGACCTAACGCTGCTGCCGGGTAAAAAACTCCACGTGGCGGGCGGCAAGGTTCCGTTTGAGTGCGGTATCGACGAGATTAAAACGGTAGGGCGTGTGGTGGGGATCTATAGCGAAGTAAGCTGAGGATGTTTCATCCCCCCCTCGTGGCTGTGGATCTGCCGCAAGATAAACCGATACAGAGAAGCGAATTATATGTCCGTATAATTCGCTTCTCTGTTCTTGTTTAATCAGGCTTATAACACTCATAAAAAAATATATGTTTTTAAATTATATTTTTTATTACTTCATTCAACCAATGAATGCATGTAACTGTAGTGACACGAAATATTACAAACAGAAAAATCATGAAGGAGTAAGGTCAGAGAAATTAATTAAATAAATGGAGTTAACCAGAATGGCTATACCAGTTTATCTCTGGCTTTACAGCGAAGAAGGGAAACAGTTAAAAGGTAGCGTTGATGTACATAGACGCGAAGGTAGCATTGAAATAACCGGACTGTCACACGGCGTAGAGATACCTACAGATGATTACTCCGGAAAAATAACAGCCAAACGCCAACATTCTCCCTTTGTTTTTACAAAAGCGCAAGACGTCTCAAGTCCTTACCTTTATCAGATCGTTAGTACGGGAAGCGTTCTTAAATCTGCTGAGCTAAAATTTTATCGAATCAACCACGCAGGGCAGGAAGAAGAATATTTTAATATTTTTATGGAAAATGCACGTATTACCTGCATTGTGCCTTATATGGAAGATGTGAAGGATCCCGACTTCACACATTATGATCATATGGAAGCCATAGAAATGACATATGAAAAAATAACATGGAAATATCTGGACGGTAACATTGTCCATTCCGATAGCTGGAAAGAACGCAGCGCGGCATAAGGGGAATAGCTCATGGCATGGACCTACTACCAAAGTACCGGTGAACTGTGGCATAAAGGTAAACTTATTGGCACAGGGTATTCCGGAAACCTGACAAACAAAAATAATCCAGACCGTCAGCACGTTAAGGGGATGGGACCATTACCACGCGGAACGTATCGCATAGGAGGCCATACATCCTCAAGGGGGCCAATGACAATTAACCTCAAACAAACCTCTGGTGAGAGCTATGGGCGATCGCTGTTTCGCATCCATGGTGAGAAAAAGGCACCAGCCATTCCTGGTTTTGCATCAGAGGGCTGCATTATCATGGGACCTCACATTCGCTCTAAAATAATTCTTTCGTCAGATCGTACGCTTGAGGTAGTTCGTTGAAAAAGTACGTGTTTTCTCTAATTACCTGCATTCTTACGGCTTCCTGTATAGCGTCAGAGAGTGACTGGATAACCTATATTAAGCTGGTGTCCAGCGCTGACATGGCAGCTATTCAGGCATTACCAGCGAAGATTAAAAGCACTGGTGATAATCTGGATGACGAGCATGCTGAACAGTTGGCGACCGCCATCAGCATGGCGCTTATCCGCGCCCCAGAATTAGTGCTGAATGTCACCAATCAATTTAAGTTGAACCCAGACCCTTTACAGCAACGGTTTGGAACCACTTTGATATGTAGCATACCGATGATGATACACAGCACTAATGCGGAGGTTGAAACCTATTTAGCAAAGGCTAAACCAGCATTGGAGAAAGCGGGCTCCCCAGCAAGAGAATGCTTAAGCAATATGCTCGATGTAATCAATGAGGTTAAGCAAGAAAAGGATAAGGACTCAAAACGTTAGCATCATATTATAACAAGCGCTCTTCTGAGCGCTTAATCTTTGAACCATTAAATAATAAACTACATATCACTCCAGTTTATCCAAAAATAAAAGAGCACATGGCTAAATCCTCCCTTTCAACCATCACCGTATCAAATAACAGCGGCTGCTCGGCTATGAGTGCGACGCAGAAATTTGAAAATATCTATATCCCACCGGGAATGAACTTGATATGAAAACGATGCAGCTGTTTTTGATTATGTTAGTGATATCGCACGTGGCTTATGCAAATGACTGTACTTCTGTTGAAGAAATGGACAAGGCAGATAACGCAGCCTCTGCCATTCAGGACTGGCAAGGCATCCATTCTTTTTACAAAAATTACAGACAGTGTGATGAGGGATATATCGCAGAAGGGATATCAGCGACTATTGTCGGGCTGTTAGCCAACAACTGGAAGACCTCCCATCAACTCATGCAGCTATCTGTAAACGATCGCGCTTTTGAGTCATGGATGATTAATCACATCGATACGACCACGAACGATCGCGAGCTCGATAAAGTCGTGAGAAACGCCACGGATAGCTGTCCCGAAGGCGGTAAAGCGTTCTGCAATCAGATTGAGAATGCCGCACAAGGCGCGTTGAAGGAACTGCAAAGCCCATAGCCAAGAATGGTTTCACAGGTAGAGCAGGAAACGGAGCTATCCTCACCCTCCACCTTACAGGCTCCTGCTCACTTCCCCACCTCACAAACTGCAAAACTAAAGAAATCCCCCATCGCGCCGATCATCATCCGTGTGTATTATTTCCTGTAGCTTTTACAACAACTAACCTTAACTCAAATACTTAAGCGCCAAAGCGAAAGGCATCATGAGCACACCGATCAAACGGCTAGAAATCATTAAAAATGCCATTGAACTGGAAGATGACGACATCATCCAGAGCCAGCTGACACGCCTGAAAAATGAAGCGTTTGACGATGAGCTACAGGCAATCGTCGTGGCGCTTGAGGAGAAGAACTACACCGCGGCCATGGCGGCCATTACCGCCTGGCTGCAGGGCCAGCGCGCCGTCACCCCGTGGCGCGACCCGCAGGTGGCAGCCAGCAAGCTGGAACTGAAGGCGCTGGAAGAGCGTCTGCGCGATCTGATTGACCGCCGCAACGCCCGCGTGCAGCAGCTTGATGAGTTTAACGATCTCTATTTTTCCCGCCTTGGGCCGCTGATGCAGCAGATCCTCGCCCTGCGTAAAACCCTGGCGGAGCTAAACCTGCGTCGTCAGCAGGCGGAAGCGCGTCGTCGCGAGGAAGATTACCGTCGCTGCCAGCACTATATGGCGCAGGCGGTAGAGGTGCTGGCGACGCTCACCCAGCGCTGGCGCGATCTCCCGGCCGATTCCGTACAGGCCGCTGAGGCGCGTAAGCATCTGGAACAGCAAAGCAATCTGATTGCCAACCTGCTGGCCGAAGCGCTGGAGCTGGAGAGCGGCTTAACGCGCGAAGAGGAGCCTGCGCGTCAGGCGCGCGACGAGGCGAACGAAGAGTACGAGAAGTATCGCGAACAGCATCACGATGCCGAAGTGCGGCTGCGCAAAGGTAAGCATCTTTCGGAAGAAGACCAGAACGAACTCAAGCGTCTCTGGCGGCAGGCGAGCAAGCTCTGCCACCCGGATCTGGTGGCGGACGATTTGAAAGAAGAAGCCAACAGCATGATGGTGCAGCTTAACCAGGCGAAGCAGAGCGGCGATGTGAAAGCCATTCGCTCGCTGGTAGCCCGCCTGCAACAGGGCTTCGAGCCATTGATGGCCAGCGACAGGCTGAACGATCTGGAACGTATCCGCAAAAAAATGGCGCAGGTCCGCGAGCAGATCGACATTTTAGTGAACGAGCTGGCGGAACTGGAGAAAGAGGAGTCCTGGCTGCTGGTCTCGTCGCTCAACAATATGGAAGCGTACTTCGCTCAGCAGGAGAAAGCGCTGCACGAGGTCCGCGCCTCGCTCGAACATCAGGTGAACGAAGCGCAGCTGGATTCCGCCGCCTGATTATTTGGCGTGCCAGTATGCGCTGGCACGCACCAGCTGCGGGTCAATCGCGTCGGCTTCAAACTGACGGCTCAGCGTTTTCACCACCTTCCCTTCCCCGGTCAGCCAGATGAAGTAGTCTTCCCCCGGAACGGTCAGCGCCGCCAGATGGTCTGCGACCGCCTGCGCGTTGTGGCCCACTACCCAGGTGATATTGAACCCGCTCAGGTGCGCCAGATAGTCTTTATAAGATTCGTCCCCGACCGTCACGACCGCATGAACCTCCGGGCGAATCGGCAGTTTAGCAATGCTTTCTAAGCGTCGACGCAGCGCGGGCATGCCGGACTCGTCGCACACGTACAGCTGCCAGGCGTAATCCTCCGGCACCACCAGCGAACCGCGCGGGCCGCCGATGGTCAGCGTGTCGCCCGCTTTCGCCTCGACCGCCCAGCTGCTGGCAATGCCGCCGTCATGAATGAAGAAATCGAGAACCAGCTCATGATTTGCCTCATCGTAGAGCGGCGTATAGTCGCGCGCCTGCGGACGCACGCCGTCGCCCCAGTCGATGCCTTCATCGGTGACCACCGGCGGCGTAAACGTCGTCCCGGGCGCCGGAAAAAAGACTTTGGTATGGTCGTCGAAACCGCGGGAGCTAAAGCCCTCCAGCGCCTCACCGCCTAAAACAATGCGCTGGAAACCCGCGCTGGCGCGCTCAACGCGGAGCACCGTCAGCTCGCGAAAACGCAGGTCATTACGAACACGCTGTGGATAACGAGTAGATGCCATTTTTAGACCCTTTTCTGGTGAATACGATATATCTAAATCAATTTTCAAATGATAATGATTACTAATAATGAAAAATGCAAGCTCTTTTAGATTGCATCTGAATATATCTTAGATATAGTTTAGATATATCAATTAAAGGACCTGTTATGCGACACGAAAACGACAGCGGCGGGCGACGACCGCGCTTTTTCGGCCACGGCGATCTGCGGCTGGTGATTCTGGATATCCTGACCCGCAGTGCGAGCCACGGCTACGAGCTGATCAAAGAGATCGAGAACCTGACCCAGGGAAACTACACCCCGAGCCCGGGCGTCATCTATCCAACCCTGGATTATCTTCAGGATCAGACCTTTATCACCATTACGGAAGAAGATAGCGGGCGTAAGCGCATTGCGATTACCGCTGAAGGACAGCGCTGGCTGGATGAAAACCGGGAACAGCTGGAACAGATCCAGGTGCGTATCAAAGCGCGCAGCGTCGGTTTTCAGCTGCGCAAAAACCCGCAGATGAAGCGGGCGCTGGATAACTTCAAAGCGGTGTTAGACCTGAAGGTGAATCAGGGAGAGCTCAGCGACGCGCAGCTTAAGCAGATTATCGGCGTGATTGACCGCGCGGCGCTGGAGATCTCCCAGCTGGATTAAGCCGGCGCGTGCTCGCTCACGCGGAAGACGCGTACCAGCTCTTTCAGGTGCATCGCCTGTTCGTTAAGCGATGCCGCTGCAGCTACAGACTCCTCCACCAGCGCGGAGTTCTGCTGGGTGGTGGCATCAATCAGGCCAATCGCGCTGTTAATCTGCGAGATACCTTCCGTCTGCTCGTGGCTGGCCTGGCGAATTTCCCGCAGAATCACGTCCATCTCCTCCACGTTGCCCACCATCCCGTTGATCAGCCCACTCGCTTTTTCGACCAGGTTCATCCCGTCCTGGGTCTGGCTGGTGGAGCTCTCAATCAGCTCACGGATTTCGCTGGCAGACGACGCGCTCTTCTGGGCAAGCTGGCGAACCTCACCGGCCACCACCGCAAAGCCGCGTCCGTGCTCGCCGGCGCGCGCCGCTTCTACCGCCGCGTTCAGCGCCAGAATGTTGGTCTGGAACGCAATGGCGTCGATCAGGTCGATAATGTCGGACATCCGGTTCGATGTTTCGTTAATCAGGCGCATTTTGCTGGTCACCTGCTTCATCATCTCACCGTTGTTTTTGACCACCGTGGCGGCATCGGCCGAAAGGTTGGTCGCTTCCCCGGTATGCGAGGCAGTATTTTTCACCGTCGCGGTGATCTGCTCCATCGAGGCGGCGGTCTGTTCGACAGAACTTGCCTGCTCTTCCGTGCGCGCGGCCAAATCCTGGTTCCCGGCGACAATCTGCGCGGCTGCGCTGGAGATATTCTCCGAGCCGGTTTGCACCTGCTGCACAATGTCCAACAGTCGCGTCTTCATCTCCATCAGCGCATGCAGCAGCAGACCCGTTTCGTCTTTGCCGTGCGGCGTGATGCTGCCCGTCAGATCGCCCTCTGAAATGGCTTTTGCAAAATGCACCGCCTCGCCGAGCGGACGTGTGATAGCGCGCACGATAAACCAGCCAATCAGGCTGCCTGCCACGACGCTAAAGAGCGTGATCAGGATCAGCAGCAGGCGGTTAGACCTGAAATCTCCTTCTACCTGCGCCCCTGCACTCTGCATCTCGCTGTTTTGAATCGTAATCAGCTCCTTCACCTTCGCTTTATAAGCCTGCTGCACGGCGAGGGTGGTGGTCATCATCTCCTGAATAGCGCCCGCACGATTGTTGTTCTGCACCGCCTGCAAAATGCGGTAGCGCGAGTCCAGATACTGCTGGCGCACGCTGCGGATATCCGCCAGCACCTGCTGAGACTTTTGATCCTGCAGCGCGTTGTTCAGCTCGCCGAGGATCACCGTGATGTGCTCGCTGATCTCTTTCAGGCGCTGCTGCGATTGCCCCGTGTAGGTACCCTGCTCATCCAGCAGCATCAGCTGTTGCGTGCTAATAAATTCCTGGAAGTTATCGATTAACTGGTTCGCTTTTACCGTGGTCGGATAATCACTGGTAATAATGGATTGCATCCCGTTATTAGCCCGGTTCAGACTCAGCAGAGACAGGCTCGCGCTGATCGCCATCAGGACAATAAAGAATCCAAACGCCAGAAATAATTTCGTGCCGATCTTTACGTCATGTAAGAACATATTTTCTCCATCGATGTGATTATTTCTCAGACGATCGCTGTTATCGGTAACGAATTTGCTAACTTTATGACTTTGATCGTTTTTTTATTTCATAACCCTCACAATGCATAGGTGTAGGCTATTAATATTGCTTCATCGATCGTTACCAGACCGTCAAACGAGGTATTTTTGAAACAGGATTCTGAAGAACTGACTTAGGCAGGAATAAATAACTGAGGCACTTTCTTTAGTTATTTAATATGAACTTAACAATAAAATACATTAATAGTCACAACCAGAAAATAAAAAGCCGCTTATTCCTTACGGAATAAACGGCTTTTCCGGAACATTATTGACTCAATGGAGCACAGTCACCGCATCCTTAAGGCGTCCGGCGCGATGCTTCACCATCGCAGAAATGTGGGCGCTCTCCTCGACCAGGTCGGCGTTTTTCTGCGTGATGCTGTCGAGTTCAGCCACCGCGCGGGTCAACTCTGACAGTCCGGTTGCCTGCTCGGAGGTCGCGTGGCTGATCTGGGCGATAAGCTGCGTCACGTTTTTCACCTGCACAACGATATCATCCATCGTACGGCCTGCGGCGTGTACCTGCTCAGAGCCGGACTGCACCTTGCTGGCGCTGGCATCAATGAGTTTACGAATATCATTAGCCGCACTGGCGCTGCGGCTGGCGAGATGACGGACTTCACCCGCGACCACGGCAAACCCTTTACCCTGCTCCCCTGCCCTTGCTGCTTCAACCGCCGCGTTTAGCGCCAGAATATTGGTCTGGAAAGCGATATCGTTAATCAGGGAGGTAATCGAGCCAATTCGCTGCGTGCTGTCGGCAATGTCATCCATCGTTTTAACGACGGTCTGCATCGCATTGCCCCCTTTCGTTGCCGCGCTGCTCGCGGCCAAGGAGAGTTTGTCCACCTCGGCGGCGGTTTCGGAGTTACTCTGAACGGACGCGGCCATCTGGTTCATTGTCGCGACGGTCTGCTGCACGTTCGCCACGGTCTGACGCGTCCGATCGTTCAGATCTTCATTTCCCTGCGCCAGCCTGTCGCTGCCGTCACGGACGCTCACCACCTGGCTCGACACGTCATTGATTAACCAGCGGCACATCAGGCCCAGTTGCCCGACCGCACGCAGCGTCAGCCCCAGCTCGTCGCTGCGGTTCAGGTGCTGCACGCTGTTGCGCTCGCCGGTTGCGACCTTCAGCGCCTGTTGCGCCACATTCTCGATCGGGCGGACAATCTGTTGCTCAAACAGCAGCGTCCCCAGCAGCATTACCAGCGCGGCTGCGGCAAGCGGCATCCACCCGGCGGAGGTCGCGACCAGCGTGGCGGCGAGTACGGCAAAAAGCACCGCCATCACGCTGCGCACGCGCCAGCGCAGCGGCATTGCCGGCAGTTTGCCCAGCCAGCCCTTTCCGACCACCAGCCCTTTATGAATACGTTTTTTACAGCGCCCGTCGTTCAGCGCCCGGTAGAGCGGCTCCACGGTGGCAATCTCTTCCGCTGTGGCTTTGGTGCGAATGGACATATAGCCCGTCACCTGCCCGCGGCGCACCATCGGTACCGCATTCGCACGCACCCAGTAGTGGTCGCCGTTTTTGCGCCGGTTTTTAACAATCCCGCTCCACGGCTCGCCCTGCTGCAGCGTGTACCACATATCGGCAAACGCGGCTTTTGGCATATCGGGATGGCGTACCATATTGTGCGGCTGGCCCGTCAGCTCATCGAGCTGGTAGCCGCTCACCTGCACAAAGGTGTCGTTGGCGTGTGTGATATAGCTGTGGACGTCTGTGGTAGACATTAAGGTGGTGTCATCGTCCAGAGGATATTCATTCTGGGTGACATAGGTTGGAGAGGACATCGTGGGCATCCCTTGCAGGTTATTTGAATGTTAATTTTGTGGGTCAATGTTTTTTCGGCGGTAAACAATTTATCTTTAGTTGTTAAACTTGATGGAGATCGCAGATTTGACTTAAACCATACTTTTTGTACGATTTTTTAATTCATTGATTTCAAATACTTTCGTAAAGAAATTACCTGTAAAGCATGACCCGTTAACGCCCACTTAAGTTGCAGCGAATGCACCTCTTTAGTGCAGCTGCGCGTTTCCGTCCTCATTTATCCTCTCTTTCCTGTACCGCTAAATCCCGTTTCGGTTGCTCCGGCATGATTAAATATTGTGCAACATTATTTTAACCTGGCGTTTATCCCGATTTTCGTTAAGTCATCTGAAGTGGCGTAATCCCTGCAATACTTAACTCAGTATCATGTGATACGCGATCCCCGGGAGCACATTTTGAACAGGTTACCTTCCAGCGCCTCGGCTCTTGCCTGTACCGCGCACGCACTGAATCTCATTGAGAAGCGAACGCTCGATCATGAGGAGATGAAACAACTTAACCGAGAGGTCATCGATTACTTTAAAGAGCACGTCAATCCAGGGTTTCTGGAGTATCGCAAATCTGTTACCGCCGGCGGGGATTACGGAGCCGTAGAGTGGCAAGCGGGAAGTCTGAACACGCTTGTCGACACCCAGGGACAGGAGTTTATCGATTGCCTGGGAGGTTTTGGAATTTTCAACGTGGGGCACCGTAATCCAGTTGTGGTTTCCGCCGTACAGAATCAACTTGCGAAACAACCTCTCCATAGCCAGGAACTGCTTGACCCGCTTCGCGCCATGCTCGCGAAAACGCTGGCGGCCTTAACGCCCGGCAAACTGAAGTACAGCTTCTTTAGCAACAGCGGCACGGAATCGGTCGAAGCGGCGATTAAACTCGCCAAAGCGTACCAGTCGCCGCGCGGGAAATTCACCTTTATCGCCACCAGCGGCGCGTTCCACGGGAAATCCCTGGGCGCACTGTCTGCTACCGCCAAATCCACCTTCCGCAAACCGTTTATGCCGCTGCTGCCGGGCTTCCGCCACGTGCCGTTTGGCGACATCAACGCCATGCGCACCGCGCTGAGCGAATGCCGCAAGACCGGCGATGACGTGGCGGCGGTGATCCTGGAGCCGATTCAGGGCGAAGGCGGCGTGATCCTCCCTCCGCAGGGCTATCTGCCCGCCGTGCGTCAGCTGTGCGATGAGTTTGGCGCCCTGCTGATCCTCGACGAAGTCCAGACCGGGATGGGCCGCACGGGCAAGATGTTTGCCTGCGAGCACGAGAACGTGCAGCCGGACATCCTGTGCCTGGCGAAGGCGCTCGGCGGCGGCGTGATGCCGATTGGCGCGACGGTGGCCACCGAGGAGGTCTTCTCGGTGCTGTTCGACAATCCGTTCCTGCATACCACCACCTTTGGCGGTAACCCGCTGGCCTGTGCGGCCGCTCTGGCGACCATTAACGTGCTGCTGGAGCAAAACCTGCCCGCGCAGGCGGAGCAGAAAGGCGACATGCTGCTGGACGGCTTCCGTCAGCTAGGCCGGGAGTATCCGGACCTGGTGCAGGACGCGCGTGGGAAAGGGATGCTGATGGCGATTGAGTTTGTTGATAACGAAACCGGCTACAGCTTCGCGAGCGAGATGTTCCGCCAGCGGGTGCTGGTGGCCGGAACGCTCAACAACTCGAAAACCATCCGCATTGAACCGCCGCTGACGCTGACGATTGAGCAGTGTGAGCAGGTGCTGAAAGCGGCGCGTAAAGCGCTGGCAGCGCTGCGGGTGAGCGTGGAAGAGGCGTAATCAACGCCGGGTGGCGTTACGCTACCCGGCAGTTTTTTATCGGTGAAACTCCGCCACCGTCATGGTGAAGCGAAGCACGGTATCGCTTTCATTGGCGTAGCCGTGCGACACTTCCGTTTTCGCCACCGCCGACGCACCAGCGTTAACCTGGGTCACCGTCTCATCCACCGTCAGCGTTAACTCGCCCTCGTTTACGTGCAGCAGCTCAAAGGTTCCCGCCGGGTGCCCCGGAGAGGTAAACCGTTCTCCCGGCTGCATCTCCCACTGCCATAACTCAATCATGTCAGGTCCCG includes these proteins:
- a CDS encoding siderophore-interacting protein, whose product is MASTRYPQRVRNDLRFRELTVLRVERASAGFQRIVLGGEALEGFSSRGFDDHTKVFFPAPGTTFTPPVVTDEGIDWGDGVRPQARDYTPLYDEANHELVLDFFIHDGGIASSWAVEAKAGDTLTIGGPRGSLVVPEDYAWQLYVCDESGMPALRRRLESIAKLPIRPEVHAVVTVGDESYKDYLAHLSGFNITWVVGHNAQAVADHLAALTVPGEDYFIWLTGEGKVVKTLSRQFEADAIDPQLVRASAYWHAK
- a CDS encoding PadR family transcriptional regulator — translated: MRHENDSGGRRPRFFGHGDLRLVILDILTRSASHGYELIKEIENLTQGNYTPSPGVIYPTLDYLQDQTFITITEEDSGRKRIAITAEGQRWLDENREQLEQIQVRIKARSVGFQLRKNPQMKRALDNFKAVLDLKVNQGELSDAQLKQIIGVIDRAALEISQLD
- a CDS encoding methyl-accepting chemotaxis protein, whose product is MFLHDVKIGTKLFLAFGFFIVLMAISASLSLLSLNRANNGMQSIITSDYPTTVKANQLIDNFQEFISTQQLMLLDEQGTYTGQSQQRLKEISEHITVILGELNNALQDQKSQQVLADIRSVRQQYLDSRYRILQAVQNNNRAGAIQEMMTTTLAVQQAYKAKVKELITIQNSEMQSAGAQVEGDFRSNRLLLILITLFSVVAGSLIGWFIVRAITRPLGEAVHFAKAISEGDLTGSITPHGKDETGLLLHALMEMKTRLLDIVQQVQTGSENISSAAAQIVAGNQDLAARTEEQASSVEQTAASMEQITATVKNTASHTGEATNLSADAATVVKNNGEMMKQVTSKMRLINETSNRMSDIIDLIDAIAFQTNILALNAAVEAARAGEHGRGFAVVAGEVRQLAQKSASSASEIRELIESSTSQTQDGMNLVEKASGLINGMVGNVEEMDVILREIRQASHEQTEGISQINSAIGLIDATTQQNSALVEESVAAAASLNEQAMHLKELVRVFRVSEHAPA
- a CDS encoding methyl-accepting chemotaxis protein, whose amino-acid sequence is MSSPTYVTQNEYPLDDDTTLMSTTDVHSYITHANDTFVQVSGYQLDELTGQPHNMVRHPDMPKAAFADMWYTLQQGEPWSGIVKNRRKNGDHYWVRANAVPMVRRGQVTGYMSIRTKATAEEIATVEPLYRALNDGRCKKRIHKGLVVGKGWLGKLPAMPLRWRVRSVMAVLFAVLAATLVATSAGWMPLAAAALVMLLGTLLFEQQIVRPIENVAQQALKVATGERNSVQHLNRSDELGLTLRAVGQLGLMCRWLINDVSSQVVSVRDGSDRLAQGNEDLNDRTRQTVANVQQTVATMNQMAASVQSNSETAAEVDKLSLAASSAATKGGNAMQTVVKTMDDIADSTQRIGSITSLINDIAFQTNILALNAAVEAARAGEQGKGFAVVAGEVRHLASRSASAANDIRKLIDASASKVQSGSEQVHAAGRTMDDIVVQVKNVTQLIAQISHATSEQATGLSELTRAVAELDSITQKNADLVEESAHISAMVKHRAGRLKDAVTVLH
- the ygjG gene encoding putrescine aminotransferase — protein: MNRLPSSASALACTAHALNLIEKRTLDHEEMKQLNREVIDYFKEHVNPGFLEYRKSVTAGGDYGAVEWQAGSLNTLVDTQGQEFIDCLGGFGIFNVGHRNPVVVSAVQNQLAKQPLHSQELLDPLRAMLAKTLAALTPGKLKYSFFSNSGTESVEAAIKLAKAYQSPRGKFTFIATSGAFHGKSLGALSATAKSTFRKPFMPLLPGFRHVPFGDINAMRTALSECRKTGDDVAAVILEPIQGEGGVILPPQGYLPAVRQLCDEFGALLILDEVQTGMGRTGKMFACEHENVQPDILCLAKALGGGVMPIGATVATEEVFSVLFDNPFLHTTTFGGNPLACAAALATINVLLEQNLPAQAEQKGDMLLDGFRQLGREYPDLVQDARGKGMLMAIEFVDNETGYSFASEMFRQRVLVAGTLNNSKTIRIEPPLTLTIEQCEQVLKAARKALAALRVSVEEA